The sequence TCTCGGCAACTCGATGGCTGTCCCGGTTATGCGCTGGCTCGGACAACGCATCGCAGCCGTCGATGCGATCCTCCGTGAGAGCGGCGCGAGGAGGGAGCCATGAGCCTCCGCTTCTTTACCGTATTGGCGCATCCCTTGCGGAAGAGAGAAGACCTTGACCTTCACCCAGCCCGCATCCACTCCATACCCGGAACGCGCAGCTTCGCCTTCCAGGTGGTCGCCCAGGAGCAGACCCTCACAACGTCAGCAGACAGGCAACGATGCGGAAGGCTGCCGAGCGTGGTTCAACCACTCCCCGCTGGTCAACGCCGAATCGGAAGCGCGACAGCACGAGGACTCCGGCGTCCAGGTTGCGAAGCATACGCATCCTTGTCCCGAGACCGTCAGACGGATGTTTCCCTAGAGCGCCATCTCCCCCGGATTTTCCCATGTCTCACTCGGTCACTCGCTCGGTGCTTATCCCGCGCCCTGCGGCACGGCACGGCTCTGCTTCGGCTGCGCCGCCCTAAAGGGTTTCGGCTTTCAGAAAATCTTTTCGGCAAATCTCCGCACAGAACGCGGACGAAAAGATTTTCCGAACCTTCCGAAAAAGCGCCGTTTGGCCTTGGGAGCGGGGCACACTCGCGTCGCTTCGCGCAGGAGTGTCCCGAGTAAGAACAGGGCAAATCCAAACAGGAGAAATTCCAATGGCACTCTATACCAACACCGTCACAGTCAAAGGTTATCTGGGCAAGGACGCCGAGTCCTTCGCCACCCGGAGCCAGAAGGCAGTCGTCGTTCTGTCGATCGCCACCAAGTCCGGCTACAAGGACCAGCAGAAGCACGAGTGGGTGAACCACACCGAATGGCACCGCATCGTCGCCTTCGGCAAGCCCGCCGACTACGCGAAGGGCCTGAAGAAAGGCGACTACGTGGAAGTCGAAGGCGAGCTGCGCTCGACCGAGTACGAGAAGGAAGTCGTGCAGGGCAAAAACAAGGTCAAGGTCACCTTCCGCGACAAGGAAGTGCGCGCCAACACCGTGAAGAAGCTCCCTGCGCCGGCGAAGGGTGAAAACCTCGACGCCGATCCCATCACGGAGGATGACGCCGCATAAGCGGCGTTGTCCTCCCTCACGGGAGGTGTGACATGCTGACTCTCTTTGCCAATAGCGTCACGCTTAGGGGCTTTCTCGCTAAGGATGCTGAAGCTCCCTCATCCGAACATATCCAGAATGATTCGTTCGCGGTCCTGCTGCTGGCGACTGTCTCCGGTGTCTGGGACCTCGGCAACAACCAGTGGATACCGCGCACCGACTTCCATCGCATTATCTGCCCCGGCCCGTTCTTCTGCGGCATGGTGCGTGGCATGAGGCGCGGCGACTACCTCGAAGTCGAAGGTGAGCTGCGCGCTCTGGAGCAGGAACGTGGCGTGGTCGTTGCCGGAGAACGCTTTCCGGTCAAGCACTCGACCTATGCCGTCCATGCAGTCCGCATCCAGCGGCTGGACCGGCCCGATGCGCTGGTTGATTTCGGCGAGGACGGCTAACGCCGTTCCGCCTTTTCGCGGAGGGGCTTTCGCCTCTCCGCTTTTCTGTCGAGATGCCGCCCGTTCGACGGCGGCGGAAAGGACCACTCATGATCGCCAATGCTGTATTTGTCGCTACGCTGATTTTTCTCGCGCT is a genomic window of Terriglobia bacterium containing:
- a CDS encoding single-stranded DNA-binding protein, which gives rise to MALYTNTVTVKGYLGKDAESFATRSQKAVVVLSIATKSGYKDQQKHEWVNHTEWHRIVAFGKPADYAKGLKKGDYVEVEGELRSTEYEKEVVQGKNKVKVTFRDKEVRANTVKKLPAPAKGENLDADPITEDDAA